The following are encoded together in the Nocardioides thalensis genome:
- a CDS encoding amidohydrolase, with the protein MPSADFSASLDVVTDVVHKHEDDLVELRRDLHRHPELSWQEQRTTDRVIELLSHAGWQVTPAPRSGAIAEIGDGDRVVGLRADLDALPVHDLTDDPWSSRVPGVAHACGHDVHTTALVGAGYALAELHERGALEGRVRLLFQPAEEVMPGGAQHLIAQGALEGLTRVYALHCEPAVDVGRIGVRTGPITSAADRIEVRLEGTGGHTSRPHLTGDLTFALAKVTSELPAVLSRRMDPRAGVSVVWGLMRAGSAPNVIPDQGIVAGTVRILDADAWAGCEPVVREAVIDIVRPYGVTASVDYLQGVPPVVNEQGAIADLAAVAGELLGAHRCVEVPQSLGGEDFGWYADQVPAAMFRLGTRTPGGATYDLHQGDLRVDEQAIGVGARVLAGAAVRSLVTAR; encoded by the coding sequence ATGCCCTCCGCCGATTTCTCCGCCTCGCTCGACGTCGTGACCGACGTCGTCCACAAGCACGAGGACGACCTGGTGGAGCTGCGGCGCGACCTGCACCGCCACCCCGAGCTGTCCTGGCAGGAGCAGCGCACGACCGACCGCGTCATCGAGCTCCTGTCCCACGCCGGCTGGCAGGTGACCCCCGCGCCCCGGAGCGGGGCGATCGCCGAGATCGGCGACGGTGACCGGGTCGTCGGCCTCCGCGCCGACCTCGACGCGCTGCCGGTCCACGACCTGACCGACGACCCCTGGTCGAGCCGGGTGCCGGGCGTCGCCCACGCGTGCGGCCACGACGTCCACACCACGGCGCTCGTCGGCGCCGGCTACGCCCTCGCCGAGCTGCACGAGCGGGGAGCGCTCGAGGGCAGGGTGCGCCTGCTGTTCCAGCCCGCCGAGGAGGTCATGCCCGGGGGAGCGCAGCACCTGATCGCGCAGGGCGCGCTCGAGGGCCTCACCCGGGTCTACGCCCTGCACTGCGAGCCCGCCGTCGACGTGGGCCGCATCGGCGTACGGACCGGTCCCATCACGAGCGCCGCCGACCGGATCGAGGTCCGGCTCGAGGGCACCGGCGGCCACACCTCCCGCCCGCACCTCACCGGCGACCTCACGTTCGCGCTGGCGAAGGTCACCAGCGAGCTCCCCGCTGTCTTGAGCCGCCGGATGGACCCGCGCGCGGGGGTCAGCGTGGTCTGGGGGCTGATGCGCGCCGGGTCGGCGCCCAACGTGATCCCCGACCAGGGGATCGTCGCCGGCACCGTGCGGATCCTCGACGCCGACGCCTGGGCGGGCTGCGAGCCCGTCGTGCGCGAGGCCGTGATCGACATCGTGCGGCCCTACGGCGTGACCGCCTCGGTCGACTACCTCCAGGGCGTGCCCCCGGTGGTCAACGAGCAGGGAGCCATCGCCGACCTCGCCGCCGTGGCCGGCGAGCTCCTCGGCGCCCACCGCTGCGTCGAGGTTCCGCAGAGCCTCGGGGGCGAGGACTTCGGGTGGTACGCCGACCAGGTCCCGGCCGCCATGTTCCGGCTCGGCACCCGCACTCCCGGCGGAGCGACGTACGACCTGCACCAGGGCGACCTGCGCGTCGACGAGCAGGCGATCGGGGTCGGAGCCCGCGTGCTGGCCGGCGCCGCCGTACGGTCCCTGGTCACCGCTCGATAA
- a CDS encoding endo alpha-1,4 polygalactosaminidase — protein MRGRLLVAAAALIMVPTVPAAAAPDPLPVDTDMDYQLGGPWDGVPDEVGIVVRDRRAKPLAGRHNVCYVNGFQTQPDEKRFWRKHWRLVLKKDGRPVTDEAWGEWLLDLRTPSKRRALARVVGRWTERCAADGFDSVEYDNLDSFTRSRQLLERRHATAFARLLVRRAHRAGLLAAQKNLAGFDGTTIGFDFAIAEECGQWRECGRYAASYGDQVLAVEYRNRAFRRTCKRYGDQWPVVRRDRNLTPKGVHRWC, from the coding sequence GTGCGAGGGAGGCTCCTGGTCGCTGCAGCGGCCCTGATCATGGTTCCGACGGTGCCCGCGGCGGCCGCGCCTGACCCGCTGCCGGTCGACACCGACATGGACTACCAGCTCGGCGGGCCGTGGGACGGCGTACCGGACGAGGTCGGCATCGTGGTCCGCGACCGGCGGGCGAAGCCGCTCGCCGGCCGGCACAACGTCTGCTACGTCAACGGCTTCCAGACCCAGCCCGACGAGAAGCGCTTCTGGCGCAAGCACTGGCGGCTGGTGCTCAAGAAGGACGGTCGACCGGTCACCGACGAGGCGTGGGGCGAGTGGCTGCTGGACCTCCGCACTCCGTCGAAGCGGCGCGCCCTGGCGCGCGTCGTCGGCAGGTGGACCGAGCGGTGCGCCGCGGACGGGTTCGACTCGGTCGAGTACGACAACCTCGACTCGTTCACGCGCAGCCGACAGCTGTTGGAGCGCCGCCACGCGACCGCGTTCGCGCGCCTGCTCGTGCGGCGTGCCCACCGCGCGGGCCTGCTTGCGGCGCAGAAGAACCTCGCCGGCTTCGACGGCACGACCATCGGGTTCGACTTCGCGATCGCCGAGGAGTGCGGCCAGTGGCGCGAGTGCGGGCGGTACGCCGCGTCGTACGGCGACCAGGTGCTGGCGGTGGAGTACCGCAACCGCGCCTTCCGCCGCACGTGCAAGCGGTACGGCGACCAGTGGCCGGTCGTGCGCCGCGACCGCAACCTGACGCCGAAGGGCGTGCACCGCTGGTGCTGA
- a CDS encoding BMP family ABC transporter substrate-binding protein — MKRTARIAAMGVIAALALTACGDREEDANDDSSPSSAESSPTEETSATQAAEQFPDFKACMVSDSGGFDDKSFNQTSHLGLENAAANYGIQTAEAESTDPSQFEDNIQSLVDEGCNQITTVGFLLGDATEAAAKKAKDVDFAIVDFAYEKPTPNLKGLTFNTAEPSFLAGYLAAAESESGIVGTFGGLNIPTVTIFMTGFYNGVQHYNEETGEQVEVLGWDPAKEEGSFTEDFENQNLGEDLAKQMIGQGADVIFPVAGPAGLGGLKAAQDADAWGIWVDTDGCQSAAEYCDSLLTSVVKGMDVAVEQAILDSASGNFTNEVYSGTLENGGVSLAPLSDEVDEETAAKIEELKAGIIDGSITVE; from the coding sequence GTGAAGAGAACGGCCCGTATCGCAGCGATGGGTGTCATCGCGGCACTCGCCCTCACCGCTTGTGGCGACCGCGAGGAGGACGCCAACGACGACTCCTCGCCCAGCTCGGCTGAGAGCAGCCCGACCGAGGAGACGTCGGCAACGCAGGCTGCCGAGCAGTTCCCCGACTTCAAGGCTTGCATGGTGTCCGACTCGGGCGGCTTCGACGACAAGTCCTTCAACCAGACCTCGCACCTCGGCCTCGAGAACGCCGCGGCCAACTACGGCATCCAGACCGCCGAGGCGGAGTCCACCGACCCGTCGCAGTTCGAGGACAACATCCAGTCGCTCGTCGACGAGGGCTGCAACCAGATCACGACCGTCGGCTTCCTGCTCGGCGACGCCACCGAGGCGGCCGCCAAGAAGGCCAAGGACGTCGACTTCGCGATCGTCGACTTCGCCTACGAGAAGCCGACCCCGAACCTCAAGGGCCTGACCTTCAACACGGCCGAGCCGTCGTTCCTCGCCGGCTACCTCGCCGCCGCGGAGTCCGAGTCCGGCATCGTCGGCACCTTCGGCGGTCTCAACATCCCGACCGTGACCATCTTCATGACCGGCTTCTACAACGGTGTCCAGCACTACAACGAGGAGACCGGCGAGCAGGTCGAGGTCCTCGGCTGGGACCCGGCCAAGGAGGAGGGCTCGTTCACCGAGGACTTCGAGAACCAGAACCTCGGTGAGGACCTCGCCAAGCAGATGATCGGCCAGGGCGCCGACGTCATCTTCCCGGTCGCCGGCCCGGCCGGCCTCGGTGGCCTCAAGGCCGCCCAGGACGCCGACGCGTGGGGCATCTGGGTCGACACCGACGGCTGCCAGTCGGCCGCCGAGTACTGCGACTCGCTGCTCACCTCCGTCGTGAAGGGCATGGACGTCGCCGTCGAGCAGGCCATCCTCGACTCGGCCAGCGGCAACTTCACCAACGAGGTCTACTCCGGCACCCTCGAGAACGGCGGCGTCAGCCTGGCCCCGCTGAGCGACGAGGTCGACGAGGAGACCGCCGCGAAGATCGAGGAGCTCAAGGCGGGCATCATCGACGGTTCCATCACCGTCGAGTGA
- a CDS encoding LysE family transporter has translation MDLIALMPAFVLAVLLISASPGPAMALIFQRAAVGGWRGAVPTVLGLEAGLYVWALAAAAGFAALVAVSTTAFIVLKVVGAAVLVYLGVRAWRSAWRGGHGEGDATPVVRGWWARFGEGAVVQLANPKAAIFMIAFYPQFVPEGRPLFLTTAGLALVQVAIETLFYLALAYGVGRAGAFFRRSKVRRRLDAIAGTVLVALGVRVALTQR, from the coding sequence GTGGACCTGATCGCCCTGATGCCCGCCTTCGTGCTCGCCGTGCTGCTGATCTCGGCGTCGCCCGGGCCGGCGATGGCGCTGATCTTCCAGCGAGCCGCGGTCGGCGGCTGGCGCGGCGCCGTACCGACGGTGCTCGGGCTCGAGGCAGGGCTCTACGTCTGGGCGCTCGCGGCCGCCGCGGGGTTCGCCGCCCTGGTGGCCGTGTCGACCACCGCGTTCATCGTGCTCAAGGTCGTCGGCGCCGCGGTGCTCGTCTACCTCGGGGTGCGGGCGTGGCGCTCCGCCTGGCGCGGCGGGCACGGCGAGGGCGACGCGACGCCGGTGGTGCGCGGCTGGTGGGCGCGGTTCGGTGAGGGAGCGGTCGTGCAGCTCGCCAACCCGAAGGCGGCGATCTTCATGATCGCGTTCTACCCGCAGTTCGTGCCCGAGGGGCGACCCCTGTTCCTGACCACCGCCGGGCTGGCGCTGGTCCAGGTCGCCATCGAGACGCTCTTCTACCTGGCCCTGGCGTACGGCGTGGGCCGCGCCGGCGCGTTCTTCCGCCGGTCGAAGGTGAGGCGCCGCCTGGACGCGATCGCCGGCACGGTCCTGGTCGCTCTCGGCGTACGAGTGGCGCTCACGCAGCGCTGA
- a CDS encoding methylmalonyl-CoA mutase family protein, whose protein sequence is MTDDAGTLALADEADRHTREEWEAAAAAVLRKSRRLTDEDPDATAWDKLTRRTLDGIAVTPLGTPDLLDGLQTAGRPTRAGAWDIRAHLAGSDAKLLNEHALVDLDGGVTSLWVRVDEDTDLPAVLDKVLLDLAPVVLEPTGDPVAAAKALLDHASYVDLHPATNLGADAATASGDDLAAIAGLAREAGVLAVVVDGTAVHDQGASDVQELAVSLLNAVATLRVLTARGLDAADAARLIEFRFAATDEQFPTIAKLRAARRLWARVLELSGVTGVDQRQHVVTSRPMLTKYDPYVNMLRTTVAAFAAGVGGADAVTVLPFDSPLGQPDAFGRRIARNVSHLLMDESHVHEVADPAGGAYAVEKLTDDVAIAAWELFGRLDSGEDVGALIAETVARREAEIAQRKRPITGLSEFPNLAETLPTREPVPGETDVRRYGASFEALRDAPAAEPVFLATLGTIAQHTARATFASNLFAAGGVAVEPAGPTDGVDALVAAYGGQKVVCLAGTDEAYAEWGEAAAAALRERGATRVVIAGKPTDYADDACALGVDALAFLNRTREALA, encoded by the coding sequence ATGACCGACGACGCAGGGACGCTCGCCCTGGCCGACGAGGCTGACCGCCACACCCGCGAGGAGTGGGAGGCAGCGGCGGCCGCAGTGCTCCGCAAGAGCCGCCGGCTGACGGACGAGGACCCCGACGCCACGGCCTGGGACAAGCTCACCCGCCGCACCCTCGACGGCATCGCGGTGACGCCGCTCGGAACCCCCGATCTGCTCGACGGCCTGCAGACGGCCGGTCGCCCGACCCGCGCCGGCGCGTGGGACATCCGCGCCCACCTCGCCGGGTCCGACGCCAAGCTGCTCAACGAGCACGCGCTCGTCGACCTCGACGGCGGTGTCACATCGCTCTGGGTGCGCGTCGACGAGGACACCGACCTCCCCGCGGTCCTCGACAAGGTCCTCCTCGACCTCGCCCCCGTCGTGCTGGAGCCGACCGGCGACCCGGTCGCGGCCGCGAAGGCGCTCCTCGACCACGCGTCGTACGTCGACCTGCACCCGGCCACCAACCTGGGCGCCGATGCGGCGACGGCCTCCGGCGACGACCTGGCCGCGATCGCCGGCCTCGCCCGGGAGGCGGGGGTGCTGGCCGTCGTCGTGGACGGGACCGCCGTCCACGACCAGGGCGCCTCCGACGTCCAGGAGCTCGCGGTCTCGCTGCTCAACGCCGTCGCGACGCTCCGCGTCCTCACCGCGCGCGGCCTGGACGCCGCCGACGCCGCGCGGCTCATCGAGTTCCGCTTCGCCGCGACCGACGAGCAGTTCCCGACGATCGCCAAGCTGCGGGCGGCCCGCCGGCTGTGGGCCCGCGTGCTGGAGCTCTCCGGCGTCACCGGCGTCGACCAGCGCCAGCACGTCGTGACCAGCCGCCCGATGCTGACCAAGTACGACCCGTACGTGAACATGCTCCGCACCACCGTCGCAGCCTTCGCCGCCGGAGTCGGGGGAGCGGACGCAGTGACGGTCCTGCCGTTCGACAGCCCGCTCGGCCAGCCCGACGCGTTCGGCCGCCGGATCGCGCGCAACGTCTCCCACCTGCTCATGGACGAGTCCCACGTGCACGAGGTCGCCGACCCCGCGGGCGGCGCGTACGCGGTCGAGAAGCTCACCGACGACGTCGCGATCGCCGCCTGGGAGCTCTTCGGCCGGCTGGACTCCGGCGAGGACGTCGGCGCCCTCATCGCCGAGACCGTCGCCCGCCGCGAGGCCGAGATCGCCCAGCGCAAGCGCCCGATCACCGGGCTCTCCGAGTTCCCCAACCTCGCCGAGACCCTGCCCACGCGCGAGCCCGTGCCCGGTGAGACCGACGTACGCCGCTACGGCGCCTCCTTCGAGGCGCTGCGCGACGCGCCCGCGGCCGAGCCGGTGTTCCTGGCGACGCTCGGCACGATCGCCCAGCACACCGCCCGCGCGACGTTCGCGAGCAACCTCTTCGCCGCCGGCGGTGTCGCCGTCGAGCCGGCCGGTCCCACCGACGGCGTCGACGCGCTGGTCGCGGCCTACGGCGGCCAGAAGGTGGTCTGCCTCGCGGGCACCGACGAGGCCTACGCCGAGTGGGGCGAGGCGGCCGCGGCCGCGCTCCGCGAGCGCGGCGCGACCCGCGTGGTCATCGCGGGCAAGCCGACCGACTACGCCGACGACGCGTGCGCCCTGGGCGTGGACGCGCTGGCCTTCCTGAACCGCACCCGAGAGGCGCTGGCATGA
- the scpA gene encoding methylmalonyl-CoA mutase, translating to MSIPKSFAGLPLTGDAAAAVPLHGDLESWHSPEGIEIKPSYDAADLEGLDALDTWPGLSPFLRGPYPTMYTTQPWTIRQYAGFSTAEESNAFYRRNLAAGQKGLSVAFDLATHRGYDSDHPRVRGDVGMAGVAIDSIYDTRTLFDGIPLDQMSVSMTMNGAVLPVLALYIAAAEEQGVKPAQLSGTIQNDILKEFMVRNTYIYPPAPSMRIISDIFAFTSAEMPRFNSISISGYHMQEAGATADLELAYTLADGVEYIRAGLESGLTIDQFAPRLSFFWAIGMNFYMEVAKMRAARALWSRLVRQFDPQNPKSLSLRTHSQTSGWSLTAQDVFNNVGRTCIEAMAATQGHTQSLHTNALDEAIALPTDFSARIARNTQLLLQQESGTTHTIDPWAGSYYVEKLTHDLAERAWAHIQEAEAAGGMAAAIEQGIPKMRIEEAAARTQARIDSGAQKVIGVNTFRLPAEDPLEVLKVDNDEVYRQQVAKLERLRAERNGDDVEAALHALTRSAESGEGNLLELAVAAARNKATVGEISDALEKVYGRHQAVIRTISGVYRDEAQESGDTLLDQVRRATDEFAEAEGRRPRILVAKMGQDGHDRGQKVVVSAFADMGFDVDVGPLFSTPEEVAQQAIDADVHIVGVSSLAAGHLALLPALKGALAEQGRDDIMVVIGGVIPPDDVPTLTGMGAAAVFLPGTVIAESALDLLAKLRDQLGH from the coding sequence ATGAGCATCCCGAAGTCGTTCGCAGGTCTGCCGCTGACGGGCGACGCGGCAGCCGCCGTACCCCTGCACGGTGACCTCGAGTCCTGGCACAGCCCCGAGGGCATCGAGATCAAGCCGTCCTACGACGCCGCCGACCTCGAGGGCCTCGACGCGCTCGACACCTGGCCCGGCCTCAGCCCGTTCCTGCGCGGCCCCTACCCGACGATGTACACCACGCAGCCGTGGACGATCCGGCAGTACGCCGGCTTCTCCACCGCCGAGGAGTCCAACGCCTTCTACCGCCGCAACCTCGCGGCCGGCCAGAAGGGCCTCTCCGTGGCGTTCGACCTCGCGACCCACCGCGGCTACGACTCCGACCACCCGCGGGTGCGGGGCGACGTCGGCATGGCGGGCGTGGCGATCGACTCGATCTACGACACCCGCACCCTGTTCGACGGCATCCCGCTGGACCAGATGTCCGTCTCGATGACGATGAACGGCGCGGTGCTCCCTGTGCTCGCCCTCTACATCGCCGCGGCCGAGGAGCAGGGGGTGAAGCCGGCCCAGCTCTCGGGGACCATCCAGAACGACATCCTCAAGGAGTTCATGGTCCGCAACACCTACATCTACCCGCCGGCACCCTCGATGCGGATCATCTCCGACATCTTCGCGTTCACCTCGGCCGAGATGCCGCGGTTCAACTCGATCTCGATCTCCGGCTACCACATGCAGGAGGCCGGGGCGACCGCCGACCTCGAGCTCGCCTACACGCTGGCCGACGGCGTCGAGTACATCCGTGCCGGCCTCGAGAGCGGCCTGACCATCGACCAGTTCGCGCCCCGACTCAGCTTCTTCTGGGCGATCGGCATGAACTTCTACATGGAGGTCGCCAAGATGCGCGCCGCCCGCGCGCTGTGGTCGCGCCTGGTGCGCCAGTTCGACCCCCAGAACCCCAAGTCGCTGTCGCTGCGCACCCACTCGCAGACCTCCGGCTGGTCACTCACCGCGCAGGACGTCTTCAACAACGTCGGCCGCACCTGCATCGAGGCCATGGCCGCCACCCAGGGCCACACGCAGTCGCTGCACACCAACGCTCTCGACGAGGCCATCGCGCTGCCGACCGACTTCTCGGCCCGCATCGCCCGCAACACCCAGCTGCTCCTGCAGCAGGAGAGCGGCACGACGCACACCATCGACCCCTGGGCCGGCTCCTACTACGTCGAGAAGCTGACCCACGACCTCGCCGAGCGCGCCTGGGCGCACATCCAGGAGGCCGAGGCCGCCGGCGGCATGGCGGCCGCGATCGAGCAGGGCATCCCGAAGATGCGCATCGAGGAGGCCGCGGCCCGCACCCAGGCGCGCATCGACTCCGGCGCCCAGAAGGTCATCGGCGTCAACACGTTCCGGCTGCCGGCCGAGGACCCGCTGGAGGTGCTCAAGGTCGACAACGACGAGGTCTACCGGCAGCAGGTCGCCAAGCTCGAGCGGCTGCGCGCCGAGCGCAACGGCGACGACGTCGAGGCCGCGCTCCACGCGCTGACCCGCTCCGCGGAGTCCGGCGAGGGCAACCTGCTCGAGCTCGCCGTCGCGGCGGCCCGCAACAAGGCGACGGTGGGCGAGATCTCCGACGCGCTGGAGAAGGTCTACGGCCGTCACCAGGCCGTGATCCGTACGATCTCCGGCGTGTACCGCGACGAGGCCCAGGAGAGCGGCGACACCCTCCTCGACCAGGTGCGCCGGGCGACCGACGAGTTCGCCGAGGCGGAGGGCCGTCGTCCCCGCATCCTGGTCGCCAAGATGGGTCAGGACGGTCACGACCGCGGTCAGAAGGTCGTCGTCTCCGCGTTCGCCGACATGGGCTTCGACGTCGACGTGGGCCCGCTGTTCTCGACGCCCGAGGAGGTCGCGCAGCAGGCGATCGACGCCGACGTCCACATCGTCGGGGTCTCGTCGCTGGCCGCCGGTCACCTCGCACTGCTCCCCGCGCTCAAGGGCGCGCTGGCGGAGCAGGGCCGCGACGACATCATGGTCGTCATCGGCGGCGTGATCCCGCCCGACGACGTGCCGACGCTGACCGGGATGGGTGCGGCGGCGGTGTTCCTGCCGGGCACCGTCATCGCCGAGTCGGCGCTCGACCTGTTGGCGAAGCTGCGCGACCAGCTCGGGCACTGA
- a CDS encoding glycosyltransferase — protein sequence MRIALVTETFYPAVDSTTTTLKATADRLVDAGHTVRIIAPGPGLTSYRGCDVVRVRPLEPTGTQVRSAIDSFEPDVIQAASPRFVGRKALKHAARTGVPTVVVEQSPVFDLAADYWRAKVAGRATTLLVTSSWMVDRAAELGVEATLWEPGVDPLAFNPGLRDQWLHDSWSKAKSKDGARVVVGYVGGLRKRNGVRRLAELADVRGIRLVVIGDGPEREWLQKRLPDARFTGPLQTGDLTVAVPTLDLLVHPGEHETDCHALREAAAAGVPVVAPRAGGAPDVVRHLETGLLYDAADRRDLRRAVEAVVADRHRRLMGAQARELIAARTWHDAVDELVREHYPTFHPLAA from the coding sequence ATGAGGATCGCCCTGGTCACCGAGACCTTCTACCCGGCCGTCGACAGCACGACGACGACGCTCAAGGCCACCGCCGACCGGCTGGTCGACGCCGGCCACACGGTGCGGATCATCGCGCCGGGCCCGGGCCTCACCAGCTATCGCGGCTGCGACGTGGTGCGGGTGCGCCCGCTGGAGCCGACCGGCACCCAGGTGCGGTCGGCGATCGACTCGTTCGAGCCCGACGTGATCCAGGCGGCGTCGCCGCGGTTCGTCGGCCGCAAGGCCCTCAAGCACGCCGCTCGCACCGGTGTGCCCACCGTGGTCGTCGAGCAGTCGCCGGTGTTCGACCTCGCCGCGGACTACTGGCGCGCCAAGGTCGCCGGTCGCGCCACCACGCTCCTGGTCACCTCGAGCTGGATGGTCGACCGGGCCGCCGAGCTCGGCGTCGAGGCGACGCTGTGGGAGCCGGGCGTCGACCCGCTGGCGTTCAACCCCGGCCTCCGCGACCAGTGGCTGCACGACTCGTGGTCGAAGGCGAAGTCGAAGGACGGCGCCCGCGTCGTCGTCGGCTACGTCGGCGGCCTCCGCAAGAGGAACGGCGTGCGGCGCCTCGCCGAGCTCGCCGACGTGCGCGGCATCCGCCTCGTCGTGATCGGCGACGGCCCCGAGCGCGAGTGGCTGCAGAAGCGGCTCCCCGACGCGCGCTTCACCGGCCCGCTCCAGACCGGCGACCTCACCGTCGCGGTGCCCACCCTCGACCTGCTGGTCCACCCCGGCGAGCACGAGACCGACTGCCACGCACTGCGCGAGGCCGCCGCGGCCGGCGTACCGGTCGTCGCGCCGCGGGCCGGCGGGGCGCCCGACGTCGTACGCCACCTCGAGACGGGCCTGCTGTACGACGCCGCCGACCGGCGCGACCTGCGGCGGGCCGTCGAGGCCGTCGTCGCCGACAGGCACCGCCGGCTGATGGGCGCGCAGGCCCGCGAGCTGATCGCCGCCCGCACGTGGCACGACGCCGTGGACGAGCTCGTCCGCGAGCACTACCCCACGTTCCACCCGCTCGCTGCGTGA
- the meaB gene encoding methylmalonyl Co-A mutase-associated GTPase MeaB, with protein sequence MLEERTQALLDGIRAGRRAQVSQAITLVESTSPRHREQARALLAELPKGDAVRVGISGVPGVGKSTFIESLGTRLTAAGHKVGVLAVDPSSVRTGGSVLGDKTRMAGLSADPKAFIRPSPSAGTLGGVARATTQAMAVLEAGGFDVVLVETVGVGQSEVTVAGMVDTFLFLTLARTGDQLQGIKKGILELADVIAVNKADPADPSRLQEARATARELAGALRLVHGHPKEGDWVTPVVTASGLSGDGVDGVWEQVLAHRTHLGDAGLARKRAEQQLEFTWALVRDELEQRLRHSPGVRAVREEVRAAVLSGELTAPLAADRILDAFDDVQR encoded by the coding sequence ATGCTGGAGGAGCGGACCCAGGCGCTGCTCGACGGGATCCGCGCGGGTCGCCGGGCCCAGGTCTCGCAGGCGATCACGCTCGTCGAATCGACCAGCCCGCGGCACCGCGAGCAGGCACGAGCGCTCCTGGCGGAGCTCCCGAAGGGCGACGCGGTCCGGGTCGGCATCTCGGGCGTGCCCGGGGTCGGCAAGTCGACGTTCATCGAGTCCCTCGGCACCCGGCTGACCGCAGCCGGCCACAAGGTGGGCGTGCTCGCCGTCGATCCGTCGTCGGTGCGCACCGGCGGCTCGGTCCTCGGTGACAAGACCCGGATGGCGGGACTCTCGGCCGACCCGAAAGCGTTCATCCGTCCGTCGCCCTCGGCGGGCACGCTGGGAGGTGTCGCACGGGCGACCACGCAGGCGATGGCCGTGCTCGAGGCGGGGGGCTTCGACGTCGTGCTCGTCGAGACCGTCGGCGTCGGCCAGTCCGAGGTGACCGTGGCCGGCATGGTCGACACCTTCCTCTTCCTCACCCTCGCCCGCACCGGTGACCAGCTGCAGGGCATCAAGAAGGGCATCCTCGAGCTCGCCGACGTGATCGCGGTCAACAAGGCCGACCCGGCGGACCCGTCGCGCCTGCAGGAGGCCCGGGCCACGGCCCGCGAGCTCGCCGGCGCGCTGCGATTGGTGCACGGCCACCCGAAGGAGGGGGACTGGGTGACCCCTGTCGTGACCGCGTCCGGGCTCAGCGGCGACGGCGTCGACGGCGTGTGGGAGCAGGTGCTCGCCCACCGCACCCACCTCGGCGACGCCGGCCTCGCCCGCAAGCGCGCCGAGCAGCAGCTCGAATTCACCTGGGCGCTGGTCCGCGACGAGCTCGAGCAGCGGCTGCGGCACTCGCCGGGCGTGCGCGCCGTGCGCGAGGAGGTGCGCGCCGCCGTGCTGTCCGGGGAGCTGACGGCGCCGCTCGCGGCCGACCGGATCCTCGACGCGTTCGACGACGTGCAGAGGTAA
- a CDS encoding ScyD/ScyE family protein yields MSNRPFRRLRRPAAVVAAVSALALSVSTLSASSAAAPAQPTVIDKGLVSPLSVAVNDDNVVYYSANFAGQLYRKAPGKPAKVVYQSKGGKEVGAISTVGKTVYFVSGFNLMKLAKGKVTKVAALGAYEKENNPDAEVSYGLVDPAAECLEAWPTGDEAPPAQYTGIVEAHPYGTAVVNGTVYVADAAANAILAVKGGKITTAAVLPAVPVEITEELATQYGIPEVCIGETYNFEGVPTDVEAGPEGMLYVSGLPGGEIPGKGYVATVDPESGETTELASGLVAAAGLAVLPNGTVYVSQLFAGEITKIAPNGSRSTFAGAPLPSAVEVKGKKLYATINVLAGLEPGQKPGGKVVSYLR; encoded by the coding sequence GTGTCCAACCGCCCCTTCCGTCGGCTCCGCCGACCGGCCGCCGTCGTGGCTGCCGTCTCCGCGCTCGCGCTGTCGGTCAGCACCCTCAGCGCCAGCAGCGCCGCTGCCCCGGCCCAGCCGACCGTCATCGACAAGGGTCTGGTGTCGCCTCTGAGCGTCGCCGTCAACGATGACAACGTCGTCTACTACAGCGCGAACTTCGCCGGGCAGCTCTATCGCAAGGCCCCCGGCAAGCCGGCCAAGGTCGTCTACCAGTCGAAGGGCGGCAAGGAGGTCGGCGCGATCTCGACGGTCGGCAAGACGGTCTACTTCGTCTCCGGCTTCAACCTGATGAAGCTCGCCAAGGGCAAGGTCACCAAGGTCGCGGCCCTGGGCGCCTACGAGAAGGAGAACAACCCCGACGCCGAGGTGAGCTACGGCCTGGTCGACCCGGCCGCGGAGTGCCTGGAGGCTTGGCCCACGGGCGACGAGGCGCCGCCGGCGCAGTACACCGGCATCGTCGAGGCGCACCCGTACGGCACCGCCGTGGTCAACGGCACCGTGTACGTCGCCGACGCCGCCGCCAACGCGATCCTCGCGGTCAAGGGCGGCAAGATCACCACCGCCGCCGTGCTCCCGGCCGTGCCCGTCGAGATCACCGAGGAGCTGGCGACCCAGTACGGCATCCCGGAGGTCTGCATCGGCGAGACCTACAACTTCGAGGGCGTCCCGACCGACGTCGAGGCCGGCCCCGAGGGCATGCTCTACGTGTCCGGACTCCCCGGTGGCGAGATCCCGGGCAAGGGCTACGTCGCGACGGTCGACCCGGAGTCGGGTGAGACCACCGAGCTCGCGAGCGGCCTGGTCGCCGCGGCCGGCCTCGCGGTGCTGCCGAACGGCACCGTCTACGTCTCCCAGCTGTTCGCCGGAGAGATCACCAAGATCGCGCCCAACGGCAGCCGGTCGACGTTCGCGGGCGCCCCGCTGCCGTCGGCCGTCGAGGTGAAGGGCAAGAAGCTCTACGCCACGATCAATGTGCTCGCCGGCCTCGAGCCGGGTCAGAAGCCCGGAGGCAAGGTGGTCAGCTACCTGCGCTGA